The Xenopus tropicalis strain Nigerian chromosome 7, UCB_Xtro_10.0, whole genome shotgun sequence genome includes a region encoding these proteins:
- the eps8l1 gene encoding epidermal growth factor receptor kinase substrate 8-like protein 1 isoform X2 — MSSSPQLNGVSKPNAKSIYEQRKKYSNVIMADVSQYQVHHLVTFTIGEDDDVHTVEDAIRKLNAVDSKGKIWIQEMLIEVNSSVVKLVDVNSKEELEEFPLSAIQRCDTVLPERRNHPLLILVCQDTYQPKPDVYFFQSDYVAAHLIKEDINSAVSDFQSGVNAKRPEALRNNMEQIAQGAPGPNTFTPLGQWRQPTSQYVTPAEILEREAQRKPMYPQEPLYSEIKRHDKPQQFVQESGSPQLQQKTLKVPGEAATDPSAVRSGHEVDLLNHCFDDIEFFMGSLQKSAEAFKMLNQRKKSRRTKKKEAGEGLLTLRAKPPRIEEYEDAVRKFKYCFCLLARLRNNIVNPSAIELVHFLFGPLRTLVDSCGGVEMPAEITTPLLTNEAVTFLKESLNEQELELWTSLGPNWTKPRLEYPKEFCQPYTPTFRSGWVPVSTNGKPWEDPIELQHRHEELRAQQSAPQVNIPAPIPAVNGHEETDAKRVSCTYDFVARNSSELSVLHGEVLEVIDDSKKWWKVQNRFGQIGYVPYNILAPYTATDANKANVNGSQQSSPSKVPPPKPPKKPSNGIARNSWDQSNGLNQEQITEQGKMERISSMNEELLLRLANGRTAPQKNLNIQKMPDTSIPLTDESSPAEVTAWLQAKGFNTLTVNSLGVLNGVQLFSLRKDEFRAVCPEEGARVYSQVMVQKALLEDSKKISELEAVMERQKKRVDTNGERGTF; from the exons AACAAAGAAAGAAATATTCAAATGTTATCATGGCCGATGTGTCTCAGTATCAAGTGCAC CATCTGGTTACATTCACAATTGGGGAGGATGATGATGTGCACACCGTGGAAGATGCCATCCGTAAGCTGAATGCAGTGGATAGCAAGGGGAAAATCTGGATCCAAGAAATGTTAATAGAAGTGAACAGTTCAGTGGTCAAGCTCGTAGATGTAAACAGCAAG GAGGAACTAGAAGAATTTCCCTTATCTGCCATCCAGCGATGTGATACAGTTCTGCCAGAGAGAAGGAACCACCCTCTGTTGATACTGGTGTGCCAGGACACATATCAGCCAAAACCTGATGTGTATTTCTTCCAGTCTGATTATGTTGCG gCACATTTAATCAAGGAAGACATCAACAGTGCTGTGTCTGATTTTCAGTCAGGTGTTAATGCAAAACGTCCTGAAGCACTAAG GAACAATATGGAGCAGATTGCCCAGGGTGCACCTGGCCCGAATACATTCACCCCGCTAGGCCAGTGGAGGCAGCCGACATCACAGTATGTTACCCCAGCAGAAATCCTGGAGAGAGAAGCACAACGTAAACCAATG TACCCACAGGAACCATTATATAGTGAGATCAAGCGTCATGACAAACCACAGCAGTTTGTACAAGAGTCTGGGAGTCCTCAGCTGCAACAGAAAACATTAAAAGTTCCAG GAGAAGCAGCAACAGACCCATCAGCTGTTCGATCCGGACATGAAGTG GACTTGCTGAACCACTGCTTTGATGACATTGAGTTCTTTATGGGAAGCCTACAGAAATCTGCCGAAGCATTTAAAATGCTCAACCAAAGGAAAAAGTCCAGAAGAACCAAGAAAAAAGAAGCTGGTG AGGGACTTTTGACTCTTCGAGCGAAGCCACCCAGGATTGAAGAATATGAGGATGCAGTGCGAAAATTCAAATATTGCTTTTGCCTTCTG GCAAGACTTAGAAATAACATTGTAAATCCAAGCGCAATCGAACTTGTTCATTTCTTGTTTGGCCCACTAAGAACG CTGGTTGACAGTTGCGGTGGTGTGGAGATGCCTGCGGAAATTACCACTCCACTGCTAACTAATGAAGCAGTAACTTTCTTGAAGGAAAGCTTAAATGAGCAGGAGCTAGAGCTATGGACATCCCTTGGGCCTAACTGGACAAAGCCACG GTTGGAATATCCCAAAGAATTTTGTCAGCCATACACTCCAACATTCAGAAGCGGATGGGTACCTGTTAGCACAAATGGCAAACCATGGGAAGATCCAATTGAACTTCAGCATCGCCACGAGGAACTGCGGGCTCAG CAATCTGCACCTCAAGTCAATATACCTGCCCCCATTCCAGCAGTAAACGG CCATGAAGAAACAGATGCCAAACGTGTGAGCTGTACATACGACTTTGTGGCGAGAAATAGCAGTGAATTGTCTGTGTTACATGGAGAGGTCCTGGAG GTCATTGATGACTCCAAAAAGTGGTGGAAGGTTCAGAATCGCTTTGGACAGATTGGTTATGTTCCTTACAACATTCTTGCCCCTTACACTGCTACAGATGCCAACAAAGCAAATGTTAATGGCTCCCAGCAATCAAGCCCCAGCAAG GTACCACCTCCAAAACCACCAAAAAAACCTTCAAATGGTATTGCTCGAAACTCATGGGATCAAAGCAATGGACTGAACCAGGAACAGATAACTGAACAAG GCAAAATGGAAAGAATAAGCAGCATGAACGAGGAGCTGCTTCTCCGGCTGGCTAATGGTCGCACAGCGCCACAGAAGAACCTGAATATACAAAAGATGCCAGACACTTCCATCCCTCTGACCGATGAATCAAGCCCGGCTGAGGTCACTGCATGGTTGCAGGCCAAAGGTTTCAACACACT GACTGTGAATTCCCTGGGAGTGCTGAATGGGGTTCAGCTCTTCTCTCTCAGAAAGGATGAATTTAGGGCAGTGTGTCCTGAAGAAGGAGCTAGAGTATACAGCCAGGTCATGGTGCAGAAAGCTCTTCTTGAG GACTCAAAGAAGATCTCCGAGCTGGAGGCTGTGATGGAGAGACAGAAGAAAAGGGTGGACACGAATGGGGAAAGAGGAACCTTCTGA
- the eps8l1 gene encoding epidermal growth factor receptor kinase substrate 8-like protein 1 isoform X1 produces MSSSPQLNGVSKPNAKSIYEQRKKYSNVIMADVSQYQVHHLVTFTIGEDDDVHTVEDAIRKLNAVDSKGKIWIQEMLIEVNSSVVKLVDVNSKEELEEFPLSAIQRCDTVLPERRNHPLLILVCQDTYQPKPDVYFFQSDYVAAHLIKEDINSAVSDFQSGVNAKRPEALRNNMEQIAQGAPGPNTFTPLGQWRQPTSQYVTPAEILEREAQRKPMVKPPRSSLTKIIVSSTDQGQQSIETPQYPQEPLYSEIKRHDKPQQFVQESGSPQLQQKTLKVPGEAATDPSAVRSGHEVDLLNHCFDDIEFFMGSLQKSAEAFKMLNQRKKSRRTKKKEAGEGLLTLRAKPPRIEEYEDAVRKFKYCFCLLARLRNNIVNPSAIELVHFLFGPLRTLVDSCGGVEMPAEITTPLLTNEAVTFLKESLNEQELELWTSLGPNWTKPRLEYPKEFCQPYTPTFRSGWVPVSTNGKPWEDPIELQHRHEELRAQQSAPQVNIPAPIPAVNGHEETDAKRVSCTYDFVARNSSELSVLHGEVLEVIDDSKKWWKVQNRFGQIGYVPYNILAPYTATDANKANVNGSQQSSPSKVPPPKPPKKPSNGIARNSWDQSNGLNQEQITEQGKMERISSMNEELLLRLANGRTAPQKNLNIQKMPDTSIPLTDESSPAEVTAWLQAKGFNTLTVNSLGVLNGVQLFSLRKDEFRAVCPEEGARVYSQVMVQKALLEDSKKISELEAVMERQKKRVDTNGERGTF; encoded by the exons AACAAAGAAAGAAATATTCAAATGTTATCATGGCCGATGTGTCTCAGTATCAAGTGCAC CATCTGGTTACATTCACAATTGGGGAGGATGATGATGTGCACACCGTGGAAGATGCCATCCGTAAGCTGAATGCAGTGGATAGCAAGGGGAAAATCTGGATCCAAGAAATGTTAATAGAAGTGAACAGTTCAGTGGTCAAGCTCGTAGATGTAAACAGCAAG GAGGAACTAGAAGAATTTCCCTTATCTGCCATCCAGCGATGTGATACAGTTCTGCCAGAGAGAAGGAACCACCCTCTGTTGATACTGGTGTGCCAGGACACATATCAGCCAAAACCTGATGTGTATTTCTTCCAGTCTGATTATGTTGCG gCACATTTAATCAAGGAAGACATCAACAGTGCTGTGTCTGATTTTCAGTCAGGTGTTAATGCAAAACGTCCTGAAGCACTAAG GAACAATATGGAGCAGATTGCCCAGGGTGCACCTGGCCCGAATACATTCACCCCGCTAGGCCAGTGGAGGCAGCCGACATCACAGTATGTTACCCCAGCAGAAATCCTGGAGAGAGAAGCACAACGTAAACCAATGGTAAAGCCACCTCGCTCATCTTTGACCAAAATCATTGTCAGTTCAACTGATCAGGGGCAACAGTCAATTGAGACACCACAG TACCCACAGGAACCATTATATAGTGAGATCAAGCGTCATGACAAACCACAGCAGTTTGTACAAGAGTCTGGGAGTCCTCAGCTGCAACAGAAAACATTAAAAGTTCCAG GAGAAGCAGCAACAGACCCATCAGCTGTTCGATCCGGACATGAAGTG GACTTGCTGAACCACTGCTTTGATGACATTGAGTTCTTTATGGGAAGCCTACAGAAATCTGCCGAAGCATTTAAAATGCTCAACCAAAGGAAAAAGTCCAGAAGAACCAAGAAAAAAGAAGCTGGTG AGGGACTTTTGACTCTTCGAGCGAAGCCACCCAGGATTGAAGAATATGAGGATGCAGTGCGAAAATTCAAATATTGCTTTTGCCTTCTG GCAAGACTTAGAAATAACATTGTAAATCCAAGCGCAATCGAACTTGTTCATTTCTTGTTTGGCCCACTAAGAACG CTGGTTGACAGTTGCGGTGGTGTGGAGATGCCTGCGGAAATTACCACTCCACTGCTAACTAATGAAGCAGTAACTTTCTTGAAGGAAAGCTTAAATGAGCAGGAGCTAGAGCTATGGACATCCCTTGGGCCTAACTGGACAAAGCCACG GTTGGAATATCCCAAAGAATTTTGTCAGCCATACACTCCAACATTCAGAAGCGGATGGGTACCTGTTAGCACAAATGGCAAACCATGGGAAGATCCAATTGAACTTCAGCATCGCCACGAGGAACTGCGGGCTCAG CAATCTGCACCTCAAGTCAATATACCTGCCCCCATTCCAGCAGTAAACGG CCATGAAGAAACAGATGCCAAACGTGTGAGCTGTACATACGACTTTGTGGCGAGAAATAGCAGTGAATTGTCTGTGTTACATGGAGAGGTCCTGGAG GTCATTGATGACTCCAAAAAGTGGTGGAAGGTTCAGAATCGCTTTGGACAGATTGGTTATGTTCCTTACAACATTCTTGCCCCTTACACTGCTACAGATGCCAACAAAGCAAATGTTAATGGCTCCCAGCAATCAAGCCCCAGCAAG GTACCACCTCCAAAACCACCAAAAAAACCTTCAAATGGTATTGCTCGAAACTCATGGGATCAAAGCAATGGACTGAACCAGGAACAGATAACTGAACAAG GCAAAATGGAAAGAATAAGCAGCATGAACGAGGAGCTGCTTCTCCGGCTGGCTAATGGTCGCACAGCGCCACAGAAGAACCTGAATATACAAAAGATGCCAGACACTTCCATCCCTCTGACCGATGAATCAAGCCCGGCTGAGGTCACTGCATGGTTGCAGGCCAAAGGTTTCAACACACT GACTGTGAATTCCCTGGGAGTGCTGAATGGGGTTCAGCTCTTCTCTCTCAGAAAGGATGAATTTAGGGCAGTGTGTCCTGAAGAAGGAGCTAGAGTATACAGCCAGGTCATGGTGCAGAAAGCTCTTCTTGAG GACTCAAAGAAGATCTCCGAGCTGGAGGCTGTGATGGAGAGACAGAAGAAAAGGGTGGACACGAATGGGGAAAGAGGAACCTTCTGA
- the eps8l1 gene encoding epidermal growth factor receptor kinase substrate 8-like protein 1 isoform X3 translates to MADVSQYQVHHLVTFTIGEDDDVHTVEDAIRKLNAVDSKGKIWIQEMLIEVNSSVVKLVDVNSKEELEEFPLSAIQRCDTVLPERRNHPLLILVCQDTYQPKPDVYFFQSDYVAAHLIKEDINSAVSDFQSGVNAKRPEALRNNMEQIAQGAPGPNTFTPLGQWRQPTSQYVTPAEILEREAQRKPMVKPPRSSLTKIIVSSTDQGQQSIETPQYPQEPLYSEIKRHDKPQQFVQESGSPQLQQKTLKVPGEAATDPSAVRSGHEVDLLNHCFDDIEFFMGSLQKSAEAFKMLNQRKKSRRTKKKEAGEGLLTLRAKPPRIEEYEDAVRKFKYCFCLLARLRNNIVNPSAIELVHFLFGPLRTLVDSCGGVEMPAEITTPLLTNEAVTFLKESLNEQELELWTSLGPNWTKPRLEYPKEFCQPYTPTFRSGWVPVSTNGKPWEDPIELQHRHEELRAQQSAPQVNIPAPIPAVNGHEETDAKRVSCTYDFVARNSSELSVLHGEVLEVIDDSKKWWKVQNRFGQIGYVPYNILAPYTATDANKANVNGSQQSSPSKVPPPKPPKKPSNGIARNSWDQSNGLNQEQITEQGKMERISSMNEELLLRLANGRTAPQKNLNIQKMPDTSIPLTDESSPAEVTAWLQAKGFNTLTVNSLGVLNGVQLFSLRKDEFRAVCPEEGARVYSQVMVQKALLEDSKKISELEAVMERQKKRVDTNGERGTF, encoded by the exons ATGGCCGATGTGTCTCAGTATCAAGTGCAC CATCTGGTTACATTCACAATTGGGGAGGATGATGATGTGCACACCGTGGAAGATGCCATCCGTAAGCTGAATGCAGTGGATAGCAAGGGGAAAATCTGGATCCAAGAAATGTTAATAGAAGTGAACAGTTCAGTGGTCAAGCTCGTAGATGTAAACAGCAAG GAGGAACTAGAAGAATTTCCCTTATCTGCCATCCAGCGATGTGATACAGTTCTGCCAGAGAGAAGGAACCACCCTCTGTTGATACTGGTGTGCCAGGACACATATCAGCCAAAACCTGATGTGTATTTCTTCCAGTCTGATTATGTTGCG gCACATTTAATCAAGGAAGACATCAACAGTGCTGTGTCTGATTTTCAGTCAGGTGTTAATGCAAAACGTCCTGAAGCACTAAG GAACAATATGGAGCAGATTGCCCAGGGTGCACCTGGCCCGAATACATTCACCCCGCTAGGCCAGTGGAGGCAGCCGACATCACAGTATGTTACCCCAGCAGAAATCCTGGAGAGAGAAGCACAACGTAAACCAATGGTAAAGCCACCTCGCTCATCTTTGACCAAAATCATTGTCAGTTCAACTGATCAGGGGCAACAGTCAATTGAGACACCACAG TACCCACAGGAACCATTATATAGTGAGATCAAGCGTCATGACAAACCACAGCAGTTTGTACAAGAGTCTGGGAGTCCTCAGCTGCAACAGAAAACATTAAAAGTTCCAG GAGAAGCAGCAACAGACCCATCAGCTGTTCGATCCGGACATGAAGTG GACTTGCTGAACCACTGCTTTGATGACATTGAGTTCTTTATGGGAAGCCTACAGAAATCTGCCGAAGCATTTAAAATGCTCAACCAAAGGAAAAAGTCCAGAAGAACCAAGAAAAAAGAAGCTGGTG AGGGACTTTTGACTCTTCGAGCGAAGCCACCCAGGATTGAAGAATATGAGGATGCAGTGCGAAAATTCAAATATTGCTTTTGCCTTCTG GCAAGACTTAGAAATAACATTGTAAATCCAAGCGCAATCGAACTTGTTCATTTCTTGTTTGGCCCACTAAGAACG CTGGTTGACAGTTGCGGTGGTGTGGAGATGCCTGCGGAAATTACCACTCCACTGCTAACTAATGAAGCAGTAACTTTCTTGAAGGAAAGCTTAAATGAGCAGGAGCTAGAGCTATGGACATCCCTTGGGCCTAACTGGACAAAGCCACG GTTGGAATATCCCAAAGAATTTTGTCAGCCATACACTCCAACATTCAGAAGCGGATGGGTACCTGTTAGCACAAATGGCAAACCATGGGAAGATCCAATTGAACTTCAGCATCGCCACGAGGAACTGCGGGCTCAG CAATCTGCACCTCAAGTCAATATACCTGCCCCCATTCCAGCAGTAAACGG CCATGAAGAAACAGATGCCAAACGTGTGAGCTGTACATACGACTTTGTGGCGAGAAATAGCAGTGAATTGTCTGTGTTACATGGAGAGGTCCTGGAG GTCATTGATGACTCCAAAAAGTGGTGGAAGGTTCAGAATCGCTTTGGACAGATTGGTTATGTTCCTTACAACATTCTTGCCCCTTACACTGCTACAGATGCCAACAAAGCAAATGTTAATGGCTCCCAGCAATCAAGCCCCAGCAAG GTACCACCTCCAAAACCACCAAAAAAACCTTCAAATGGTATTGCTCGAAACTCATGGGATCAAAGCAATGGACTGAACCAGGAACAGATAACTGAACAAG GCAAAATGGAAAGAATAAGCAGCATGAACGAGGAGCTGCTTCTCCGGCTGGCTAATGGTCGCACAGCGCCACAGAAGAACCTGAATATACAAAAGATGCCAGACACTTCCATCCCTCTGACCGATGAATCAAGCCCGGCTGAGGTCACTGCATGGTTGCAGGCCAAAGGTTTCAACACACT GACTGTGAATTCCCTGGGAGTGCTGAATGGGGTTCAGCTCTTCTCTCTCAGAAAGGATGAATTTAGGGCAGTGTGTCCTGAAGAAGGAGCTAGAGTATACAGCCAGGTCATGGTGCAGAAAGCTCTTCTTGAG GACTCAAAGAAGATCTCCGAGCTGGAGGCTGTGATGGAGAGACAGAAGAAAAGGGTGGACACGAATGGGGAAAGAGGAACCTTCTGA